The Toxorhynchites rutilus septentrionalis strain SRP chromosome 3, ASM2978413v1, whole genome shotgun sequence genome includes a region encoding these proteins:
- the LOC129776106 gene encoding glucose-fructose oxidoreductase domain-containing protein 1, whose product MLPGIGMFGTGEITKVLVPILRDKGFNIVAIWGRTLKEAEETALELQIPFFTSKIDDVLLRKDVDLVFITCPPYLHSQISVKALGIGKHVVCDKPMSLFQTDALKMVRACQYYPSLISIVNHSLRFLPAVVHMKKAIQEGYLGHPDKLSLIDVKVRMSSLFHNKFDWLCDETMGGGVLNLVGSHVIDLVKFLTEQKAIKVHGTVRTYVKHIGQINGIRQITAPDFCTFQMELQSGTLVTVNINCHISNNTFHQEVVVYGTEGHLTVRGGDLVGHRVTGDSGAIKEEMLYVDVQDLQFSTSETTLPRPYVKGLCKMVGALRDAFHPTKESTGWIKEPVQAAATFEDGLYVQAVLDAIRKSSEERCWAKVNVSSESPTNQKFLSAARMASATALH is encoded by the exons ATGCTTCCCGGCATTGGGATGTTCGGTACCGGTGAAATCACCAAAGTACTGGTACCTATCCTCAGGGACAAGGGCTTCAACATCGTAGCTATTTGGGGCCGGACACTGAAGGAAGCTGAGGAAACAGCTCTCGAGCTGCAGATTCCATTCTTCACCAGTAAAATTGACGACGTTCTGCTGCGAAAGGATGTCGACCTGGTGTTCATCACTTGCCCTCCGTATCTTCACTCGCAAATCTCGGTAAAAGCACTCGGGATAGGAAAGCATGTTGTCTGTGATAAACCAATGAGCCTATTTCAAACCGATGCCTTGAAAATGGTGCGAGCTTGCCAGTATTATCCGTCGCTGATATCGATTGTGAATCACTCGTTGCGATTCTTGCCAGCCGTTGTGCACATGAAGAAAGCGATACAGGAGGGCTACCTGGGCCATCCAGATAAACTATCACTTATTGATGTTAAG gTCAGAATGAGTTCCTTGTTTCATAACAAATTTGATTGGCTTTGCGATGAGACGATGGGTGGAGGCGTACTGAATCTAGTTGGCAGTCACGTAATTGATTTGGTCAAGTTCCTTACCGAACAGAAAGCTATAAAGGTTCACGGGACTGTCCGGACGTACGTCAAGCATATAGGTCAAATCAATGGCATTCGACAGATCACTGCGCCAGATTTCTGCACCTTCCAGATGGAACTACAAAGTGGCACTTTGGTCACGGTGAACATCAATTGCCATATTTCGAACAATACGTTCCATCAAGAGGTAGTCGTTTATGGCACAGAAGGACATCTAACGGTAAGAGGTGGGGATCTCGTTGGCCATCGAGTGACTGGTGATTCGGGAGCAATAAAAGAGGAAATGCTGTATGTGGATGTTCAGGATCTACAATTTTCCACATCGGAAACGACACTGCCGCGACCTTACGTTAAGGGACTGTGTAAGATGGTAGGTGCGCTGAGGGATGCCTTCCATCCGACGAAAGAGTCTACCGGGTGGATTAAGGAACCAGTTCAAGCTGCTGCCACCTTTGAGGATGGACTTTACGTTCAGGCTGTGCTGGACGCCATTCGGAAATCTAGCGAGGAGCGATGCTGGGCAAAGGTAAATGTTTCTTCGGAATCTCCTACAAATCAAAAGTTTCTATCTGCGGCCAGAATGGCATCTGCGACTGCACTTCACTGA